From Streptomyces qinzhouensis, one genomic window encodes:
- a CDS encoding IS110 family transposase — protein MAADEIAVIGGIDTHTDLHQAAVIDTVGRHLATAAFPTTPDGYRKLLDRLRSHGELLAVGLEGTGAYGAGIARFLTADGITIVEVDRPDRKARRDNGKSDPVDAYAAATAVLSGRASGTPKTRNGIVEAIRTLRVARSSAVKARTQTINQIRNLIVTAPAAVREKLRGLATGELIDTLARSRPAGDIADPEHAARVTLRRLARRHQRLCEEITEADADLGPLVTQAAPRLIALPGVGPETAGQLLTTVGDNPERLRSEASFAHLCAAAPVPASSGRTHRHRLNRGGDRQANRALHTIVLVRMRYDQRTREYVARRTAQGMAKKDIIRCLKRFVVREIYRHLPRPDLTTEQLTQAA, from the coding sequence ATGGCAGCAGACGAGATAGCCGTCATCGGCGGCATCGACACCCACACGGACCTCCACCAGGCCGCAGTGATCGACACGGTCGGCCGGCACCTGGCCACCGCCGCGTTCCCCACCACACCGGACGGCTACCGCAAGCTGCTGGACCGGCTGCGCTCGCACGGCGAACTGCTCGCGGTGGGCCTGGAGGGCACGGGCGCCTACGGAGCCGGGATCGCCCGCTTCCTGACCGCCGACGGCATCACCATCGTCGAGGTCGACCGCCCCGACCGCAAAGCCCGCCGGGACAACGGCAAGTCCGATCCCGTGGACGCCTACGCCGCCGCCACCGCCGTGCTCTCCGGCCGGGCCTCGGGCACCCCGAAGACCCGCAACGGCATCGTGGAGGCCATCCGCACCCTGCGGGTAGCCCGCAGCTCGGCGGTCAAGGCCCGCACACAGACCATCAACCAGATCCGCAACCTCATCGTGACGGCACCCGCGGCCGTCCGCGAGAAGCTGCGGGGCCTGGCCACCGGCGAGCTGATCGACACCCTGGCCCGGTCCCGCCCAGCCGGCGACATCGCCGACCCCGAGCACGCGGCCAGAGTCACGCTGCGACGCCTGGCCCGCCGCCACCAGCGGCTGTGCGAAGAGATCACCGAGGCGGACGCGGACCTCGGTCCACTGGTCACCCAGGCCGCACCTAGGCTGATCGCCCTTCCCGGTGTCGGCCCCGAAACCGCGGGCCAGTTGCTGACTACGGTGGGCGACAACCCCGAGCGCCTACGCTCGGAGGCGTCCTTCGCCCACCTGTGCGCGGCTGCCCCGGTCCCGGCCTCCTCGGGCCGCACACACAGGCACCGGCTCAACCGGGGAGGCGATCGGCAGGCCAACCGGGCCCTGCACACCATCGTGCTGGTCCGCATGCGCTACGACCAGCGCACCCGCGAGTACGTCGCCCGACGCACCGCCCAAGGCATGGCCAAGAAGGACATCATCCGCTGCCTCAAACGGTTCGTCGTCCGCGAGATCTACCGCCATCTCCCGCGCCCCGACCTGACTACCGAGCAGCTCACCCAAGCCGCTTGA
- a CDS encoding NADP-dependent succinic semialdehyde dehydrogenase, whose product MPIATVNPATGETLGTFDPMEPGEVEQRIALAREAFTGQRVTGFADRARLMLRTADLLDEDSEHIARTMTTEMGKPLAQARAEAAKCARTMRWYAARAGELLADEHPAPTDVADSGAARVVVRYRPVGVVLAVMPWNFPLWQVVRFAAPALMAGNTALLKHASNVPRTALYLEELFRRAGWPAGCFQTLLIGAGAVEAVLRDPRVAAATLTGSEAAGRAVAAVAGDEVKKTVLELGGSDPFVVLPSADIGRAADTAVTARVQNNGQSCIAAKRFIVHTDVHDAFCERFTARMRELVVGDPLDENTDVGPVATEQGRADLEALVADALALGARALCGAARPAGPDRGWFYEPTVLTDIGPAMRIHREETFGPVATVYRATDLDQAIALANDTPFGLSSSVWTRDERETARCAREIEAGGVFFNGMTASHPAFPFGGVKRSGYGRELSGHGIREFCEVTTLWYGP is encoded by the coding sequence ATGCCCATCGCCACGGTCAACCCCGCCACCGGGGAGACGCTCGGCACCTTCGACCCGATGGAGCCCGGCGAGGTCGAGCAGCGGATCGCCCTCGCCCGGGAGGCCTTCACCGGTCAGCGGGTCACCGGCTTCGCCGACCGGGCCCGGCTGATGCTCCGCACCGCCGACCTCCTCGACGAGGACAGCGAGCACATCGCCCGCACCATGACCACCGAGATGGGCAAACCCCTCGCCCAGGCCCGGGCCGAAGCGGCCAAATGCGCGCGGACCATGCGCTGGTACGCGGCCCGGGCCGGGGAACTCCTCGCCGACGAACACCCGGCCCCCACCGACGTCGCCGACTCGGGCGCGGCCCGGGTCGTCGTCCGCTACCGGCCGGTCGGGGTGGTCCTCGCCGTCATGCCGTGGAACTTCCCCCTCTGGCAGGTCGTACGGTTCGCCGCGCCCGCCCTGATGGCGGGGAACACCGCCCTGCTCAAACACGCCTCCAACGTGCCCCGTACGGCCCTCTACCTGGAAGAGCTGTTCCGGCGCGCCGGCTGGCCCGCGGGCTGCTTCCAGACCCTGCTGATCGGGGCGGGCGCCGTCGAGGCCGTCCTGCGCGACCCCCGGGTCGCCGCCGCCACCCTCACCGGCAGCGAAGCCGCCGGCCGGGCCGTCGCCGCCGTCGCGGGCGACGAGGTGAAGAAGACCGTCCTGGAACTCGGCGGCAGTGACCCCTTCGTGGTGCTGCCCAGCGCCGATATCGGCCGGGCCGCCGACACCGCCGTCACCGCCCGGGTCCAGAACAACGGCCAGTCATGCATCGCCGCCAAGCGGTTCATCGTGCACACCGACGTCCACGACGCCTTCTGCGAACGGTTCACCGCCCGGATGCGGGAACTCGTCGTCGGCGACCCACTGGACGAGAACACCGACGTCGGACCGGTCGCCACCGAACAGGGCAGGGCCGATCTCGAAGCCCTGGTGGCGGACGCGCTGGCGCTCGGCGCCCGCGCCCTGTGCGGCGCCGCCCGCCCGGCCGGACCGGACCGCGGCTGGTTCTACGAACCCACCGTCCTCACCGATATCGGCCCGGCCATGCGCATCCACCGCGAGGAGACGTTCGGACCCGTCGCCACCGTCTACCGCGCCACCGACCTCGACCAGGCGATCGCCCTGGCCAACGACACACCCTTCGGGCTGAGTTCGAGCGTCTGGACCCGGGACGAGCGGGAGACGGCCCGCTGCGCCCGCGAGATCGAGGCGGGCGGGGTCTTCTTCAACGGCATGACCGCCTCGCACCCGGCCTTCCCGTTCGGCGGTGTCAAGCGCTCCGGATACGGCCGGGAGCTGTCCGGCCACGGCATCCGTGAGTTCTGCGAGGTCACGACGCTCTGGTACGGCCCCTGA
- the dhaL gene encoding dihydroxyacetone kinase subunit DhaL has protein sequence MLDAEFFRRWLTATAALVDREAARLTELDSAIGDADHGANLQRGFTAVTEALAKDAPDTPGAVLVLAGGQLISKVGGASGPLYGTLLRRTGKELGDAAEVTPGQFAAAFAAGVEAVARLGGAQAGDKTMLDALEPAVAALGASTDTFATARDAAGQGARDTVPLRARKGRASYLGERSIGHEDPGAASSALLLTALAGAVA, from the coding sequence GTGCTCGACGCCGAATTCTTCCGCCGCTGGCTCACCGCGACCGCCGCTCTGGTCGACCGGGAGGCGGCCCGGCTCACCGAACTCGACTCCGCCATCGGGGACGCCGACCACGGGGCCAATCTCCAGCGGGGCTTCACGGCGGTGACCGAAGCGCTGGCGAAGGACGCCCCGGACACCCCGGGCGCGGTGCTGGTCCTCGCGGGCGGGCAGCTGATCTCCAAGGTCGGGGGTGCCTCCGGTCCGCTGTACGGAACGCTGCTGCGGCGTACGGGCAAGGAGCTGGGCGATGCCGCCGAGGTGACGCCCGGACAGTTCGCGGCGGCGTTCGCCGCGGGGGTGGAGGCGGTGGCCCGGCTCGGCGGGGCGCAGGCCGGGGACAAGACGATGCTCGACGCCCTGGAACCGGCCGTCGCCGCGCTCGGCGCGAGCACGGACACCTTCGCCACGGCCCGGGACGCGGCCGGTCAGGGCGCGCGGGACACCGTGCCGCTGCGCGCCCGCAAGGGCCGGGCGAGCTATCTGGGGGAACGGAGCATCGGACACGAGGATCCGGGGGCCGCGTCGTCCGCGCTGCTGCTGACCGCACTCGCCGGGGCGGTGGCGTGA
- the dhaK gene encoding dihydroxyacetone kinase subunit DhaK has product MRMLINVPETVVADALRGVAAAHPELTVDVENRIIVRRDAPVAGKVGLVSGGGSGHEPLHGGFVGPGMLSAACPGEVFTSPVPDQMVRAAAAVDSGEGVLFIVKNYTGDVLNFEMGAELAEEEGVQLAKVLVDDDVAVTDSLFTAGRRGTGATLFVEKIAGAAAEEGAPLERVEALARRVNEVSRSFGVALSAVTTPAKGSPTFELPSGELELGIGIHGEPGRERRAMMTSREIADYTVDVLVTDRPPSGPVLLLVNGMGATPLLELYGFNAEVHRALGERGVTVARTLVGNYVTSLDMAGCSVTLCEADEELVRLWDAPVQTTALRWGR; this is encoded by the coding sequence TTGAGGATGCTCATCAATGTCCCCGAGACCGTCGTCGCCGATGCCCTGCGCGGTGTGGCGGCCGCCCATCCCGAGCTGACCGTGGATGTGGAGAACCGGATCATCGTGCGCCGGGACGCGCCGGTGGCCGGGAAGGTGGGGCTGGTGTCGGGCGGAGGGTCCGGACACGAACCCCTGCACGGCGGCTTCGTGGGGCCGGGGATGCTGTCCGCCGCCTGCCCCGGCGAGGTTTTCACGAGCCCCGTACCGGACCAGATGGTACGGGCGGCTGCCGCCGTGGACAGCGGTGAGGGGGTGCTGTTCATCGTGAAGAACTACACGGGGGACGTCCTCAACTTCGAGATGGGCGCCGAGCTCGCCGAGGAGGAGGGCGTACAGCTGGCGAAGGTCCTGGTCGACGACGATGTGGCGGTGACCGACAGTCTGTTCACGGCGGGGCGGCGCGGCACGGGTGCCACCCTGTTCGTGGAGAAGATCGCGGGGGCCGCCGCCGAGGAGGGCGCACCGCTGGAGCGGGTGGAGGCGCTGGCCCGGCGGGTCAACGAGGTGTCGCGGAGTTTCGGCGTGGCCCTGAGCGCGGTCACCACCCCGGCCAAGGGGAGCCCGACCTTCGAGCTGCCGTCCGGGGAGCTGGAGCTGGGCATCGGTATCCACGGGGAGCCCGGCCGGGAGCGGCGGGCGATGATGACCTCCCGGGAGATCGCCGACTACACCGTCGATGTGCTGGTGACCGACCGGCCGCCGAGCGGGCCGGTGCTGCTGCTGGTCAACGGGATGGGGGCCACTCCGCTGCTGGAGCTGTACGGGTTCAACGCCGAGGTGCACCGGGCGCTCGGGGAGCGAGGGGTGACCGTCGCCCGTACCCTCGTCGGGAACTATGTGACGTCCCTCGACATGGCGGGCTGCTCGGTGACGCTCTGCGAGGCGGACGAGGAGCTGGTACGGCTCTGGGACGCGCCCGTGCAGACCACGGCGCTCCGCTGGGGCCGCTGA
- a CDS encoding ATP-binding protein, which translates to MTIRYRVLGPARALRPDGSGGDVGPRVRALLTALAAAGGRPVPTGELAARVWAGEPPRDPAAALQALVGRLRRELGRDAVALTPGGYRLVAARDEVDVFRFERLAAEGHAALTADRPAEAARLLGEALALWQGPPLADLPDGDRDPLAVRARLRHAEARRGAVAAALALGRADAVLPEAAALAAAEPLDEPSQTLWIRALAASGRAAAALAAYEEVRVRLAERLGTDPGAGLRALHAELLAGTPTATAAEAQPVPGNLPARLTSFVGRRDDLADVAAALSAHRLVTLVGAGGAGKTRLALEAADPAAPGAPRAAHPDGVWIAELAPVRDGGTAVADAVLTALGVREPPLAVRAPGPASDPLARLVEHCRHRRMLLIVDNCEHVVDAAAGLVARVLEHCPGVTVLATSREPLGVPGEVVRPVGPLSPDAALRLLGERGAAARPGFTVRDDPRACAEICRRLDGLPLAVELAAARLRMLTPRQIADRLDDRFRLLTGGSRTALPRQQTLRAVVDWSWDLLDHHEHTVLRRLSVFAGGCALPEAEAVCGAGPDGGPGGPDVLHALGALVDKSLVVAAPGDGSAMRYRLLETVAEYAAERLDATGEREAVERCHLRTYRELTRTGEAVLRGPGGGEWMARLDTELGNVRAALRTAVRHGEEQEGLCLVLSLGWYWQLRSLQSDARTWSAAVAALGPDPFEAPVQRAGPVTGRCTDLPPPWSGARLWEARRGVRLTALAAGGADGMAVKDPRALDRLRWIVAAYEPGLPQLCRQPAAMWFFCKLMTGGYPGLDESADAFVAACEEQYARGAADGWDLALSLLMRIRLRSGGFTRPPGGEGPPEDDEAEDGRPDPDRALALFEAAGDDWGIAESYAVRGEDHEWHGRYEPAAADYTAALRVVARSGPPAQASVYRARLLSLTLRTTTDPAEREAAERELLAAARESGATAGETEFLATPNMLLARHYGSTGRTEAARAQLDIMDQQLGAGAPELFRGLISGIHAWLDCQEGQYARARDRCRTALRLLAGLGDFVTRLMVDQFLCAAWAMAHLGEAADAAKLIAVFDTAGHRSGGLGLQPFHDERRTRAEAESAAVAALGEEAWRRAYEEGGSLPVVRAVELV; encoded by the coding sequence GTGACCATTCGCTACCGGGTGCTCGGGCCCGCCCGCGCCCTCCGCCCCGACGGGTCCGGCGGCGACGTCGGTCCCCGGGTCCGTGCCCTGCTCACCGCCCTGGCCGCCGCCGGGGGCCGGCCCGTGCCGACGGGCGAGCTGGCCGCCCGGGTGTGGGCCGGGGAACCGCCCCGGGACCCGGCGGCCGCCCTGCAGGCGCTGGTCGGACGGTTGCGCCGGGAGCTGGGGCGGGACGCCGTGGCGCTGACCCCCGGCGGCTACCGGCTGGTCGCCGCACGGGACGAGGTGGACGTCTTCCGGTTCGAGCGGCTCGCCGCCGAAGGCCACGCCGCCCTGACGGCGGACCGCCCCGCGGAGGCCGCCCGGCTCCTCGGTGAGGCGCTCGCGCTCTGGCAGGGCCCGCCGCTCGCGGACCTCCCGGACGGGGACCGGGACCCCCTCGCCGTACGGGCCCGGCTGCGCCACGCCGAGGCCCGCCGCGGCGCCGTGGCCGCCGCGCTCGCGCTCGGCCGGGCCGACGCCGTCCTGCCGGAGGCGGCCGCGCTGGCCGCGGCCGAGCCCCTCGACGAACCCTCGCAGACGCTGTGGATCCGGGCGCTGGCCGCGAGCGGCCGTGCGGCGGCGGCGCTGGCGGCCTACGAGGAGGTCCGGGTACGCCTCGCGGAGCGGCTCGGCACCGATCCCGGTGCCGGCCTCCGCGCCCTGCACGCCGAACTGCTGGCCGGGACGCCCACTGCCACCGCCGCCGAGGCGCAGCCCGTCCCCGGGAACCTCCCCGCCCGCCTGACCTCGTTCGTGGGCCGCCGCGACGATCTCGCCGATGTCGCGGCGGCGCTCTCGGCGCACCGGCTCGTCACCCTCGTCGGCGCGGGCGGCGCGGGCAAGACCCGGCTGGCCCTCGAAGCCGCCGACCCCGCCGCGCCCGGCGCCCCGCGCGCCGCGCACCCGGACGGCGTGTGGATCGCCGAACTCGCCCCGGTCCGCGACGGCGGAACCGCGGTCGCCGACGCCGTCCTCACGGCACTCGGCGTCCGCGAACCACCTCTGGCGGTACGGGCCCCGGGACCGGCGTCCGATCCGCTCGCCCGTCTGGTGGAGCACTGCCGGCACCGGCGGATGCTGCTGATCGTGGACAACTGCGAGCATGTGGTGGACGCGGCGGCGGGGCTGGTGGCGCGGGTGCTGGAGCACTGTCCGGGGGTGACGGTGCTGGCGACCAGCCGGGAGCCGCTGGGGGTGCCGGGTGAGGTGGTCCGGCCGGTCGGGCCCCTGTCCCCGGACGCCGCCCTCAGGCTCCTCGGCGAACGCGGCGCCGCCGCCCGCCCCGGATTCACCGTCCGGGACGATCCGCGGGCCTGCGCCGAGATCTGCCGCCGCCTCGACGGACTCCCCCTGGCCGTCGAACTCGCCGCCGCCCGCCTCCGCATGCTCACCCCCCGCCAGATCGCCGACCGCCTCGACGACCGCTTCCGCCTCCTCACCGGCGGCAGCCGCACCGCCCTGCCCCGCCAGCAGACCCTCCGCGCCGTCGTCGACTGGTCCTGGGACCTCCTCGACCACCACGAGCACACCGTCCTGCGCCGCCTCTCCGTCTTCGCCGGCGGCTGCGCCCTGCCGGAGGCGGAAGCCGTGTGCGGGGCGGGCCCGGACGGCGGTCCCGGCGGGCCGGACGTGCTGCACGCCCTGGGGGCCCTGGTCGACAAGTCGCTCGTGGTCGCCGCCCCGGGGGACGGCTCCGCCATGCGCTACCGCCTCCTCGAGACCGTCGCCGAGTACGCCGCGGAGCGCCTCGACGCCACCGGCGAACGCGAGGCCGTCGAGCGGTGCCATCTGCGGACGTACCGCGAGCTGACCCGTACCGGCGAGGCCGTTCTGCGCGGCCCCGGCGGCGGCGAGTGGATGGCCCGCCTCGACACGGAACTCGGCAATGTCCGGGCCGCCCTGCGGACCGCCGTCCGGCACGGCGAGGAACAGGAGGGGCTCTGCCTCGTCCTCTCGCTGGGCTGGTACTGGCAGTTGCGGTCGCTCCAGTCGGACGCCCGCACCTGGTCGGCCGCCGTCGCGGCCCTCGGACCCGATCCGTTCGAGGCACCAGTCCAGCGGGCCGGGCCGGTCACGGGACGCTGCACCGACCTGCCGCCGCCCTGGTCCGGGGCCCGGTTGTGGGAGGCGCGGCGCGGTGTACGGCTGACGGCGCTCGCGGCGGGCGGCGCGGACGGTATGGCGGTGAAAGACCCCCGGGCCCTGGACCGGCTGCGGTGGATCGTCGCCGCGTACGAACCGGGGCTGCCGCAACTGTGCCGCCAGCCCGCGGCCATGTGGTTCTTCTGCAAGCTGATGACGGGCGGCTATCCGGGGCTCGACGAGTCCGCCGACGCCTTCGTCGCCGCCTGCGAGGAGCAGTACGCCCGGGGCGCGGCGGACGGCTGGGACCTGGCGCTGAGCCTGCTGATGCGGATACGGCTGCGTTCGGGCGGATTCACCAGGCCGCCCGGTGGCGAGGGGCCCCCGGAGGACGACGAGGCCGAGGACGGCCGTCCGGACCCGGACCGGGCCCTCGCCCTGTTCGAGGCCGCCGGCGACGACTGGGGCATCGCCGAGTCCTACGCGGTCCGGGGCGAAGACCATGAATGGCACGGCCGGTACGAGCCGGCCGCCGCCGACTACACGGCCGCCCTGCGGGTCGTCGCCCGGTCGGGACCGCCCGCGCAGGCCTCCGTCTACCGGGCGCGCCTGCTGTCTCTGACCCTGCGGACGACGACCGACCCGGCCGAGCGCGAGGCCGCGGAACGGGAACTCCTCGCCGCCGCCCGGGAGTCCGGGGCGACCGCGGGGGAGACCGAGTTCCTGGCCACCCCGAATATGCTCCTCGCCCGGCACTACGGCAGCACCGGACGCACCGAGGCGGCCCGGGCCCAGCTCGACATCATGGATCAGCAGCTCGGCGCCGGCGCGCCCGAACTGTTCCGCGGGCTGATCAGCGGAATACACGCATGGCTCGACTGCCAGGAGGGGCAGTACGCGCGGGCCCGCGACCGCTGCCGGACCGCGCTCCGGCTCCTGGCGGGCCTCGGTGACTTCGTCACCCGGCTGATGGTCGACCAGTTCCTCTGCGCCGCCTGGGCGATGGCCCATCTGGGAGAAGCCGCCGACGCGGCGAAGCTGATCGCCGTCTTCGACACGGCGGGGCACCGCTCCGGCGGTCTGGGCCTCCAGCCCTTCCACGACGAGCGCCGGACCCGGGCCGAGGCCGAGTCGGCGGCCGTGGCGGCACTGGGCGAGGAAGCCTGGCGGCGCGCGTACGAGGAGGGCGGAAGTCTCCCGGTCGTGAGGGCCGTCGAACTCGTCTGA
- a CDS encoding PTS-dependent dihydroxyacetone kinase phosphotransferase subunit DhaM: protein MAGGTVGIVLVSHSREVADSAAALAVALAGAGPDTPVAAAGGTPDGGLGTSSELIAGAAAAVDRGAGVAVLVDLGSAVLTVKALLAEGDELPPDTRLVDAPFLEGAIAAVVTASAGGGLDAVEAAASEAYGYRKV from the coding sequence ATGGCGGGCGGGACGGTGGGGATCGTGCTGGTGTCGCACAGCCGTGAGGTCGCCGACTCGGCCGCCGCGCTGGCGGTGGCGCTCGCGGGCGCGGGGCCCGACACACCGGTCGCGGCCGCGGGCGGCACCCCCGACGGGGGTCTCGGCACCAGTTCCGAACTCATCGCGGGGGCGGCGGCCGCCGTGGACCGGGGCGCGGGCGTCGCGGTGCTGGTGGACCTGGGCAGCGCCGTACTGACGGTGAAGGCGCTGCTCGCCGAGGGCGACGAGCTGCCGCCGGACACCCGGCTGGTGGACGCGCCGTTCCTGGAGGGCGCGATCGCCGCGGTGGTGACCGCGTCCGCCGGGGGCGGGCTGGACGCGGTGGAGGCGGCGGCCTCGGAGGCGTACGGCTACCGCAAGGTCTGA
- a CDS encoding class F sortase: MLPPPPPPAHRGPRGGLWFSLLCVLLLGVFLVRTGAGPVASAGTGQARPARTAAEPPGAAAPLPHSPPRRIMVPSLRIDAPVRGVGLAADRSLAPPPTGEPHLAGWYTGSVSPGERGTSVVVGHVDTETGPAVFHPLARLGPGDRIEVVREDGRTAVFTVYATESLPRDGFPARRVYRDAPGAELRMITCGGRWSPATGYEENVVVFAGLSS; the protein is encoded by the coding sequence GTGCTGCCGCCACCCCCGCCGCCCGCCCATCGCGGGCCCCGCGGCGGACTCTGGTTCTCGCTGCTCTGTGTTCTGCTGCTCGGAGTTTTCCTGGTGCGTACGGGCGCCGGTCCGGTCGCGTCGGCCGGGACCGGCCAGGCCCGGCCCGCGCGGACCGCGGCCGAACCGCCGGGCGCGGCCGCACCGCTCCCCCACTCCCCGCCCCGCCGGATCATGGTCCCGTCCCTGCGGATCGACGCCCCGGTGCGCGGTGTGGGGCTGGCGGCGGACCGGTCCCTGGCTCCCCCGCCGACCGGTGAACCCCACCTGGCGGGCTGGTACACGGGCTCCGTATCACCCGGTGAACGCGGTACGTCCGTCGTCGTCGGCCATGTCGACACCGAGACCGGTCCGGCCGTCTTCCACCCCCTCGCCCGCCTCGGGCCCGGCGACCGTATCGAGGTGGTCCGCGAGGACGGCCGTACGGCGGTGTTCACGGTGTACGCGACCGAGTCCCTGCCCCGGGACGGATTCCCCGCCCGCCGGGTCTACCGGGACGCGCCCGGAGCCGAACTGCGAATGATCACCTGTGGCGGCCGCTGGTCGCCCGCGACGGGCTACGAGGAGAACGTCGTCGTCTTCGCCGGACTGAGCTCCTGA
- the nagB gene encoding glucosamine-6-phosphate deaminase produces MEVVIVPDAAAGGELIAEAMAALLRRKPEALLGVATGSTPLPVYRALSAKVRAGEVEVSGARICQLDEYVGLPAGHPESYRSVVLREVVEPLGLAESAFMGPDGAAEDVPAACAAYDRALTEAGGVDLQLLGIGTDGHIGFNEPCSSLASRTRIKTLTEQTRKDNARFFDSIDQVPHHVITQGIGTILEARHVVLLATGESKADAVALAVEGPLSALVPASALQLHPHATIVADEAAASRLKLGDYFRATYAAKPAWQGI; encoded by the coding sequence GTGGAAGTTGTCATCGTTCCGGATGCCGCCGCAGGCGGCGAACTCATCGCCGAAGCCATGGCCGCCCTGCTGCGGCGCAAGCCCGAGGCCCTTCTCGGGGTCGCCACCGGGTCCACCCCGCTGCCCGTCTACCGGGCGCTGTCCGCCAAGGTCCGGGCCGGTGAGGTGGAGGTGTCCGGGGCCCGGATATGCCAGCTCGACGAGTATGTCGGGCTGCCCGCGGGACACCCCGAGTCCTACCGTTCCGTGGTGCTGCGGGAGGTCGTGGAGCCGCTCGGGCTCGCCGAGTCGGCCTTCATGGGACCCGACGGCGCCGCCGAGGACGTACCCGCCGCCTGTGCCGCCTACGACCGTGCGCTCACCGAGGCCGGCGGGGTGGACCTCCAGCTGCTCGGCATCGGTACGGACGGGCACATCGGGTTCAACGAGCCCTGCTCGTCGCTGGCGTCGCGGACCCGTATCAAGACGCTCACCGAGCAGACCCGCAAGGACAACGCCCGCTTCTTCGACAGCATCGACCAGGTTCCGCACCATGTGATCACGCAGGGAATCGGGACCATTCTGGAGGCACGGCACGTGGTGCTGCTGGCCACCGGCGAGTCGAAGGCGGACGCCGTGGCGCTGGCCGTCGAGGGGCCGCTGTCCGCGCTGGTCCCGGCTTCGGCGCTGCAGCTCCACCCGCATGCCACGATCGTCGCCGACGAAGCCGCCGCCTCGCGGCTCAAGCTGGGCGACTACTTCCGTGCCACCTACGCGGCCAAGCCCGCGTGGCAGGGGATCTGA
- a CDS encoding globin domain-containing protein, with product MDDDSAVFGGPPGDGAEGPAGGGKDPDDADMVRASLERVRRRGGHVVRYFFAHLFRHHPHLRPLFPALMDDQYERLFTALVGVVEQLNRPGLAARLERLGRDHRKFGVVDADYPAVGASLVAALRRHSPATWDERTEAAWRRTYRSIAAHMTAGARRATAAGEPACWEARVVSHRLYGDHTAVLRAAVPTPYPWLPGQYATVEHQDLPGVWRPYSLAGVAAADERERVLEFHVGRVPGGLLSGVLCDATRPGHRLRLGPASGSALAPPPGTPGVTLIAGGTGWAPVKPVLDELLRRRPAPRVRVDAVARGEAHFYDGAFLDGLLRDRPWLSAYWWYQEQGEGLIRAAERLHEHLRRRRDWAGESVYLCGPAGFVQETAELLFSCGLPPGALIRDPLPASAARRGHVSHAEAFLDPPPVHWIDPDARIGPSADAPAAPPAAPPTAPPAVAPIPAATAAAAVRGRTRAS from the coding sequence ATGGACGACGACAGCGCCGTATTCGGCGGCCCGCCGGGTGACGGAGCAGAGGGCCCGGCGGGCGGCGGGAAGGACCCCGACGACGCCGATATGGTCCGGGCGAGCCTGGAGCGCGTCAGACGCCGGGGCGGGCATGTGGTCCGGTACTTCTTCGCCCATCTCTTCCGGCACCATCCCCATCTGCGCCCGCTGTTCCCGGCGCTGATGGACGATCAGTACGAGCGGCTCTTCACCGCTCTGGTCGGGGTGGTGGAGCAGTTGAACCGGCCCGGGCTCGCGGCCCGGCTGGAGCGGCTGGGCCGGGACCACCGCAAGTTCGGGGTCGTCGACGCGGACTATCCGGCCGTCGGAGCGAGTCTGGTGGCCGCCCTGCGCCGGCACTCCCCGGCCACCTGGGACGAGCGGACCGAGGCGGCCTGGCGGCGGACGTACCGGAGCATCGCCGCGCATATGACGGCGGGGGCCCGCCGCGCCACCGCGGCCGGGGAACCCGCGTGCTGGGAGGCCCGGGTGGTCTCCCACCGGCTGTACGGCGATCACACGGCCGTGCTCCGGGCCGCGGTCCCGACGCCCTACCCCTGGCTGCCGGGGCAGTACGCGACCGTCGAGCACCAGGACCTGCCCGGAGTGTGGCGGCCTTACTCGCTGGCGGGCGTCGCGGCCGCGGACGAGCGGGAACGGGTGCTGGAGTTCCATGTGGGCCGGGTGCCCGGTGGGCTGCTCAGCGGGGTGCTGTGCGATGCGACCCGGCCCGGTCACCGGCTGCGGCTCGGTCCGGCGTCGGGCTCCGCGCTCGCCCCGCCGCCCGGCACCCCGGGGGTCACCCTGATCGCCGGGGGTACGGGCTGGGCGCCGGTCAAGCCGGTCCTCGACGAACTGCTGCGCCGCCGTCCGGCCCCCCGGGTCCGGGTGGACGCCGTGGCCCGGGGCGAGGCGCATTTCTACGACGGGGCGTTCCTGGACGGGCTGCTGCGCGACCGGCCGTGGCTGAGCGCCTACTGGTGGTACCAGGAGCAGGGCGAGGGCCTGATCAGGGCCGCCGAGCGGCTGCACGAGCATTTGCGCAGACGCCGGGACTGGGCCGGGGAGAGCGTCTATCTGTGCGGGCCCGCCGGCTTTGTCCAGGAGACGGCCGAGCTGCTGTTCTCGTGCGGGCTGCCGCCCGGGGCGCTGATCCGTGATCCGCTGCCGGCGTCCGCCGCGCGGCGCGGGCACGTCTCGCACGCGGAGGCGTTCCTCGACCCGCCGCCGGTGCACTGGATCGACCCGGACGCCCGGATCGGCCCGTCGGCCGATGCGCCGGCCGCCCCGCCGGCCGCCCCGCCGACGGCCCCGCCGGCCGTCGCTCCGATACCGGCCGCCACGGCCGCGGCGGCGGTCAGGGGCCGTACCAGAGCGTCGTGA